A single Bdellovibrio bacteriovorus DNA region contains:
- a CDS encoding polyprenol monophosphomannose synthase, translating into MKTLIVIPTYNEKENIQAIIPAVLAQNLGVEILVVDDNSPDGTGAIVREMQKNIPQLHLLSRPGKQGLGKAYIAGFRWGMDHGFDAITEMDADFSHRPEDLGPLLKKLETHDFAVGSRYVEGGRTVNWGILRKIISRGGGIYARLILGFPLNDWTGGFNAWKKEVLHAIDLSTVESNGYSFQIELKYKAMKKGFKGAESPIVFEDRRVGQSKMSLKIVIEAFYRVWLMRFK; encoded by the coding sequence ATGAAAACACTGATCGTTATTCCTACGTACAATGAAAAAGAAAACATCCAGGCGATTATCCCGGCCGTTCTTGCGCAAAATTTAGGCGTTGAGATTTTAGTTGTTGATGACAACTCTCCGGATGGTACCGGTGCCATTGTTCGTGAAATGCAAAAGAATATTCCGCAACTGCATTTGTTATCTCGTCCCGGTAAACAGGGTTTGGGAAAAGCATATATTGCAGGTTTTCGTTGGGGTATGGATCATGGCTTTGACGCGATCACAGAAATGGATGCTGACTTTTCTCACCGCCCGGAAGATCTGGGCCCGCTTCTTAAGAAATTAGAAACCCATGATTTCGCCGTAGGTTCTCGTTATGTTGAAGGCGGCCGCACCGTGAACTGGGGAATTTTGCGTAAGATTATTTCTCGTGGCGGCGGTATTTACGCTCGCTTGATCTTAGGCTTCCCGCTGAACGATTGGACGGGGGGCTTTAATGCCTGGAAAAAAGAAGTTCTTCACGCGATTGATCTTTCGACTGTGGAATCAAACGGATACAGCTTTCAAATCGAATTGAAATACAAAGCGATGAAAAAAGGTTTTAAAGGTGCCGAGTCTCCGATTGTGTTTGAAGACCGTCGTGTGGGACAAAGTAAAATGTCTTTAAAAATCGTGATTGAGGCCTTCTATCGTGTTTGGCTTATGCGCTTTAAGTAA
- a CDS encoding alpha/beta fold hydrolase encodes MKTIIALHGNPGHPEDWTLLKEAVQPLGYNLHAVKADSDEWLNLLTQDSSKKILLGHSWGGYRILKTLPAYEKYVEQVILVTPYLKPEREISPIAGALLKLPVLGDALIKSNFAKSKDSFLKDLFHPWSLADHPYLQKITERFDWNLWQKTAFNKMKMQDNPWTSKDVVKTPVTVVYGSDDKITDESIQNQIVTQYPAHKIVKTAKAGHSLLWSHIQDILKVLQEKPGMSHPSEKIGYYPGADERNNVISYMEKHLREFPDRVALSWVSRETLAKWDGNPHTPLKHDQITYKHFAARINSFARGLLDIGIQKGDRVIIFLPMSLDMYTAMFAVQRIGAIAVFLDSWARSHHLGASAECVGPKAMISFNMAFELVNQVPEFQSMPIRIMYGPGDKCTHRFEELLKKDPSPIAAVESEFTALITFTTGSTGKPKGANRTHRFLSAQHHALSHVIPYTEVDKDMPAFPIFSLNNLASGVTTVLPALDLAAPSERDSAILACQILNENINCTTLSPSMLVGLARYCKEKNIILKGLRRVVTGGAPISKDDVKAFYDIAPQTELWILYGSTEAEPMAHIEGRDMLKESKITDPEIIEEGVNVGHISEDIDFKFIRIKDGPVDLKDSPWQKIEVPNGEIGEFICTGDHVCRDYYNNPDAFKTTKILDEKDRVWHRTGDLAYIDSDKNLWIVGRVNNAIERAGKYYFPVRSEVLLKRFDFTYRCAFLGVPDSSLGQATYAVVELKQEIDSKSFDFEAAKKEIRRVFEKNKIPVDQIKFVKKIPMDPRHHSKVEYKVLRDQLNDPEVIIG; translated from the coding sequence ATGAAAACCATCATTGCTTTGCACGGAAACCCCGGCCATCCCGAAGATTGGACTCTTCTTAAAGAGGCCGTTCAACCTTTAGGTTACAACCTTCACGCGGTGAAAGCCGACAGTGATGAATGGTTGAATCTTCTGACTCAAGATTCATCGAAGAAAATTCTTTTAGGGCATTCGTGGGGTGGCTATCGTATTTTAAAAACCTTGCCCGCTTACGAAAAATACGTCGAACAAGTGATTCTGGTCACACCCTATTTGAAACCCGAGCGTGAGATTTCACCTATCGCTGGCGCTTTATTAAAGCTTCCGGTATTAGGGGACGCCCTTATTAAATCGAACTTTGCTAAATCCAAAGACTCGTTCCTTAAAGATCTTTTTCATCCTTGGTCCCTCGCGGATCATCCATATTTACAAAAGATCACCGAGCGTTTTGATTGGAATCTTTGGCAGAAAACGGCCTTCAATAAAATGAAAATGCAGGACAACCCGTGGACTTCAAAAGACGTCGTCAAGACACCCGTCACCGTAGTCTATGGAAGTGACGACAAAATCACGGACGAGTCGATTCAAAACCAAATCGTCACTCAATACCCCGCACACAAAATCGTGAAAACGGCCAAAGCTGGTCACAGCCTTCTATGGTCGCATATTCAAGACATCTTAAAAGTTTTGCAGGAGAAACCAGGAATGTCCCACCCTTCTGAAAAAATCGGTTACTATCCGGGCGCTGATGAGCGCAACAACGTGATCAGCTACATGGAAAAACACTTACGCGAATTCCCGGACCGCGTGGCGCTTTCGTGGGTTTCGCGTGAGACCTTAGCGAAGTGGGATGGAAATCCTCACACCCCTTTGAAGCATGATCAAATTACTTACAAACATTTTGCCGCAAGAATTAACTCTTTCGCACGCGGACTTTTAGATATCGGTATTCAAAAAGGAGATCGCGTCATCATCTTCTTACCAATGAGCCTGGATATGTATACGGCCATGTTTGCCGTACAACGCATTGGTGCGATCGCCGTATTTCTGGATTCTTGGGCCCGCAGTCATCACTTGGGAGCATCGGCGGAATGTGTTGGCCCCAAAGCCATGATTAGTTTCAATATGGCTTTTGAACTTGTAAACCAGGTTCCCGAATTTCAATCCATGCCTATTCGAATTATGTATGGGCCGGGTGATAAGTGCACTCACCGCTTCGAGGAGCTTTTGAAAAAAGATCCTTCGCCTATTGCTGCTGTAGAAAGCGAGTTCACGGCTTTGATTACATTTACGACCGGCTCAACGGGGAAACCGAAAGGAGCTAACCGCACACATCGATTTCTGTCAGCGCAACATCACGCCCTTTCGCATGTGATTCCTTATACGGAAGTCGACAAAGACATGCCAGCCTTCCCGATCTTCAGTTTGAATAACTTGGCTTCGGGTGTGACGACGGTATTACCCGCTCTGGATTTAGCAGCTCCGTCTGAAAGAGATTCGGCTATTTTGGCGTGTCAGATTCTCAATGAAAACATCAACTGTACGACATTGTCTCCAAGCATGCTTGTGGGATTAGCTCGTTACTGCAAAGAAAAGAATATCATCTTAAAGGGACTTCGTCGTGTCGTGACCGGTGGTGCGCCTATTTCTAAAGATGACGTCAAAGCTTTCTATGACATTGCCCCACAAACTGAGCTTTGGATTTTATACGGTTCGACAGAAGCAGAACCGATGGCTCACATCGAGGGCCGCGACATGCTAAAAGAAAGCAAGATCACCGATCCCGAAATTATCGAAGAAGGTGTTAACGTCGGCCACATCAGTGAAGACATCGACTTCAAGTTCATCCGTATCAAAGATGGCCCTGTGGATTTGAAAGATTCTCCATGGCAGAAAATCGAAGTGCCGAATGGAGAGATCGGTGAATTTATCTGTACCGGTGACCACGTCTGCCGCGATTACTATAATAATCCCGATGCTTTTAAAACGACTAAGATCTTAGATGAAAAAGACCGGGTATGGCATCGCACGGGGGACTTGGCCTACATCGATTCTGACAAAAATCTTTGGATCGTGGGTCGGGTCAATAACGCGATCGAAAGAGCTGGAAAGTACTACTTCCCAGTGCGCTCAGAAGTTCTTTTAAAGCGTTTTGATTTTACTTATCGCTGTGCTTTCTTAGGAGTACCGGATTCTTCGCTGGGTCAGGCGACTTATGCCGTTGTCGAGTTAAAACAGGAGATCGACAGCAAGTCCTTTGACTTTGAAGCGGCGAAAAAAGAAATCCGCCGTGTTTTTGAAAAGAATAAAATTCCCGTCGATCAGATTAAGTTCGTTAAAAAGATCCCGATGGATCCTCGCCATCACTCGAAGGTGGAATACAAAGTTCTGCGCGATCAATTGAATGATCCCGAGGTGATTATTGGCTAA
- a CDS encoding formyltransferase family protein, which translates to MKTLVITSAVTFVPDNYDDLTLGLANNPYVQGLVVIDNRSADIYLKAFLLMLSGAGPLMGWHLLKNSLDNSLARKQKRYEALGKKVWVIKDINSEETIKFLSSLEPDVILNARTRSFFKKRLLSIPKIGCINIHHGLLPHQRGLMCDFWAHLFGTSFGFSIHEMTSKLDDGSLLKVVEVPSNKKNYLESLKNAARLETAAATEVLQEIARTQKIQGIENSKTDQTVYRSNPGLIDFYKLRLRGIKI; encoded by the coding sequence ATGAAAACCCTAGTTATCACTTCGGCCGTGACATTCGTGCCGGATAACTATGATGACTTAACACTCGGCTTGGCCAACAACCCTTACGTGCAAGGGCTTGTTGTTATCGATAACCGCAGTGCCGACATTTACCTCAAAGCGTTTCTTTTGATGCTTTCTGGCGCTGGCCCGCTCATGGGTTGGCATCTTCTTAAAAACAGCTTGGATAACTCGTTAGCGCGCAAACAAAAACGTTATGAAGCCTTAGGTAAAAAAGTCTGGGTTATTAAAGATATCAATTCTGAAGAAACAATAAAGTTTCTTTCTTCATTAGAGCCCGATGTGATTTTAAATGCGCGAACCCGTTCTTTTTTTAAGAAGCGTCTTTTAAGCATTCCCAAAATCGGCTGCATCAATATTCATCATGGTTTGCTTCCCCACCAGCGCGGATTGATGTGTGACTTTTGGGCGCATCTTTTCGGAACCTCTTTTGGTTTCTCTATCCATGAAATGACTTCAAAACTAGATGACGGCTCACTACTGAAAGTCGTCGAAGTACCTTCCAATAAAAAGAATTATTTGGAGTCATTAAAAAATGCCGCGCGGCTGGAAACGGCCGCGGCGACGGAAGTGCTGCAAGAAATTGCACGCACTCAGAAAATCCAAGGTATTGAAAATTCTAAAACAGACCAGACCGTGTATCGCTCCAATCCCGGTCTTATCGATTTTTACAAGCTACGCCTGCGAGGAATAAAGATATGA
- a CDS encoding UbiA family prenyltransferase → MANWWILIKERFSPASYVPMIFLFSWANGLFFSSTLGLEWNWGRFAGVFLLMLSFFFRMRLFDEIKDYEVDLKVNPTRPLARGILTVRQVKVALLFLIIFEMGLASTLGVYSLLIHAAAIGYSLLMYEEFFIGETLRPHLTTYAVTHTFVSVLLGLSSGVAMTGVNPQELTLPLLIFIFMNWAFFNLFEFARKTFASSEERPHVPSYSNIFTDKGALALSLSQAILGVGVVYYLQPHWIWLVSLSAYVILSLIYIIKKTTPAAQFFRAISGVYLLLHYALVIYMWRS, encoded by the coding sequence TTGGCTAATTGGTGGATTTTAATTAAAGAAAGATTCAGTCCGGCTTCTTATGTGCCCATGATATTTCTTTTCTCATGGGCGAACGGGCTTTTCTTTTCCTCCACTCTGGGGCTGGAATGGAATTGGGGACGCTTTGCTGGCGTCTTCCTTTTGATGCTTTCTTTCTTTTTCCGCATGCGTCTTTTTGACGAGATCAAAGACTATGAAGTGGATCTGAAAGTCAATCCCACCCGTCCGCTGGCGCGCGGGATTTTGACGGTCCGACAAGTGAAGGTGGCGCTTCTTTTCTTAATTATTTTCGAGATGGGCCTGGCAAGCACTTTAGGAGTTTATTCTCTTCTGATTCACGCTGCGGCCATTGGTTATAGTCTTTTGATGTACGAAGAGTTTTTCATTGGCGAGACGCTACGTCCCCACTTAACGACCTATGCCGTGACCCACACCTTTGTGAGCGTGCTCTTAGGACTTTCTAGTGGTGTCGCTATGACGGGTGTGAATCCGCAAGAACTCACCTTGCCGCTACTGATATTTATTTTTATGAACTGGGCGTTTTTCAATCTTTTTGAGTTCGCGCGAAAAACTTTCGCGAGCTCTGAGGAAAGACCGCACGTGCCTTCTTACTCCAATATCTTTACGGACAAAGGAGCTTTAGCCCTTTCACTCAGCCAAGCGATTCTTGGAGTGGGTGTTGTTTACTACCTTCAGCCTCACTGGATTTGGCTCGTTTCTTTGTCGGCTTATGTGATTTTAAGTTTGATTTATATTATTAAAAAAACCACCCCTGCCGCGCAGTTCTTCCGCGCGATTTCTGGGGTTTATTTGCTGCTTCACTATGCCCTAGTGATCTATATGTGGAGATCCTAA
- a CDS encoding Yip1 family protein yields the protein MTDYRDVTPGAHSDNAKEVLRYIVNYLRHPIEKIKTLPDWNWTTLIVTLVVLSMASGVLTGLVPPNFFRLMGGFIISPLVGVTTTFIGALFIYYYFQVYEKRTCSLRKIFTLILFANIPFFVFQVGSEIIPPITLVGFAFTALLMAVGLTENFQMDKRRALRLVTILFAIVFILWLWNRIDISRLERLG from the coding sequence ATGACTGACTACAGAGACGTTACTCCCGGTGCTCACTCCGACAATGCCAAAGAAGTTCTTCGTTACATCGTGAACTACCTTCGTCACCCGATTGAAAAAATCAAAACTTTGCCGGACTGGAATTGGACAACATTGATCGTGACCTTAGTAGTTCTTTCGATGGCCTCAGGGGTTTTGACCGGGCTTGTACCACCGAACTTCTTCCGTTTGATGGGTGGATTTATTATCTCTCCCCTTGTTGGCGTGACGACGACTTTTATCGGGGCTCTGTTTATTTATTACTACTTCCAAGTTTATGAAAAGCGCACTTGCTCTTTGCGCAAGATTTTTACACTGATTCTTTTTGCTAATATTCCTTTCTTCGTCTTCCAAGTGGGTTCCGAAATCATTCCGCCGATCACTTTAGTAGGTTTTGCTTTCACGGCATTACTCATGGCCGTCGGCCTGACTGAAAATTTCCAGATGGACAAGCGTCGCGCGCTTCGCTTAGTCACAATTCTTTTTGCTATCGTCTTCATCCTTTGGCTTTGGAATCGTATTGATATTTCACGTTTGGAAAGACTCGGTTAA
- a CDS encoding SDR family NAD(P)-dependent oxidoreductase yields MKIAIITGGSRGLGKNTALKLAQKGTDVILTYHSKKAEADQVVAEIERQGRKAVALPLNAGAVESFEAFAVAVRQVLKEKWNRTDFDFLINNAGTALEASILETTAEDFDKLVNVHLKGPFFLTQKLLPLMKDGGRIVNISSGLARFALPGKAAYASMKGAIEVLTRYMAKEFGARGIAANVVAPGAIETDFGGGVVRDNPEVNKFIASQTALGRVGVPDDIGGVIASLLSEDNAWINAQRIEASGGMFL; encoded by the coding sequence ATGAAAATCGCAATTATCACTGGTGGCAGCCGAGGGTTGGGTAAGAATACCGCATTGAAGCTAGCTCAAAAAGGGACCGACGTAATCTTGACTTATCATTCTAAGAAAGCCGAGGCAGACCAAGTCGTGGCCGAGATTGAAAGACAAGGACGTAAGGCCGTGGCCTTGCCTCTTAACGCTGGAGCGGTGGAGAGTTTTGAAGCCTTTGCCGTGGCAGTTCGTCAGGTTTTAAAAGAAAAATGGAATCGTACGGACTTTGACTTTCTTATTAACAATGCAGGAACGGCTCTTGAGGCTTCGATCCTGGAGACCACCGCCGAGGACTTCGATAAGTTGGTCAATGTTCATCTGAAAGGTCCTTTCTTTTTAACTCAAAAGCTTCTTCCCCTTATGAAAGACGGCGGGCGCATTGTGAATATCTCTTCGGGGCTAGCTCGTTTCGCCTTACCAGGTAAAGCGGCTTATGCTTCGATGAAAGGCGCGATCGAAGTTCTGACTCGCTATATGGCGAAAGAATTCGGAGCCCGTGGCATCGCTGCCAATGTCGTAGCGCCAGGAGCCATTGAGACTGATTTTGGTGGGGGCGTGGTTCGGGATAATCCTGAAGTAAATAAATTCATCGCATCCCAAACGGCCTTAGGAAGAGTCGGCGTTCCCGATGATATTGGGGGCGTGATTGCCTCCCTTCTTTCTGAAGATAATGCCTGGATCAATGCTCAACGAATTGAAGCTTCCGGTGGGATGTTTCTTTAA
- a CDS encoding phosphoenolpyruvate synthase, which yields MLVTPKSTLFFAKNEAGGKGFNLYLMSQAGLPVPEWVVFGKRFFQEFLASPSVKTTLSLIMQRLSAKELTPLQAEAEVRALFEKTDLSKNLSESLDKALKDLGANNVFSVRSSAADEDSLSHSFAGQLSSYLYVSGKEDILKYIRQCWISAFSERSLVYRLENGIDLQKISVSVVLQRMIDPDKSGVLFTCDPVEKKIDRYVVSSVYGVGEGLVSGTLDADSFWLEAHSGKLLKEEVVEKKEMMKKSSSGHCSTLPVPSNLVNTASLTQEELSKLYRLGHKIQEQYHRPQDIEWAIEGGKIYILQTRPVTTLQADLIGYPNLWDNSNIIESYGGLTSPLSFSFALRNYKAVYVQFCEVLGVPNEIIKDMDSYLGYMLGSLNGRVYYNLFNWYKLVGVLPGFKQNREFMETMMGVSEALSEEIADRIKPHPSWDTFSGRIRKAITGFNFIKYHFTIQSTVDDFLATFHRDYDKYRSLPLKRMRGDQLIRIYMELERNMLGRWKAPIINDFLCMVHFGLLRKLTTTWLKDLDSTIQNDLLAGEGGLESAEPTKALLRLANKAAQNPDLRKLIETIDPAEGLEALNQSPYQEFYKSVLDYLDKYGFRCMSEMKLEEIDLLTDPSYLFVCLKNYLKSGQTEIHDDSHEKSLRAQAEAKVASHLTGFKKKFYFWVLKHARKAVKNRENTRFARTRIYGIARTIFQTIGEDLATMSALEQPRDIFWLTIEEVFGIYNGTLPSYNLKGIIELRKKDYGQFSEETDPRVMTRGAVYWDNTFIKEEIPQVAESGDYDLKGLPCCPGVLEGVVKVILNPSDNLELNGEILVTARTDPGWVPLYPAISGLLVERGSLLSHSAIVAREMGIPAIVSIPGLTKRIKSGMRVRIDAKAGTIKILDE from the coding sequence ATGCTTGTAACTCCGAAATCAACACTGTTCTTTGCTAAAAACGAAGCCGGAGGAAAAGGCTTTAATCTTTACCTCATGTCGCAAGCAGGACTTCCCGTTCCCGAATGGGTCGTGTTCGGTAAAAGATTCTTCCAAGAGTTTCTGGCGTCGCCATCCGTAAAAACGACCTTGTCGCTGATCATGCAACGTCTTTCGGCGAAAGAACTCACTCCCCTGCAAGCCGAGGCGGAGGTTCGGGCTCTCTTTGAAAAAACCGATCTTTCTAAGAACCTTTCAGAATCCCTGGATAAAGCCTTAAAAGATTTGGGCGCAAACAACGTATTTTCCGTGCGTTCGTCGGCCGCTGATGAAGACAGTCTTTCGCATTCTTTCGCGGGCCAGCTTTCAAGCTATCTTTATGTCTCTGGCAAAGAAGATATTCTTAAATACATTCGTCAGTGCTGGATTTCGGCTTTTTCCGAACGAAGCTTGGTCTATCGCTTGGAAAATGGCATTGACCTTCAGAAAATTTCTGTGTCGGTGGTTCTACAGCGCATGATTGACCCGGATAAGTCCGGTGTTCTTTTCACCTGTGACCCGGTCGAAAAGAAAATCGATCGCTATGTCGTTTCTTCCGTCTATGGTGTCGGTGAAGGACTGGTGTCAGGAACCCTGGATGCGGATTCTTTCTGGCTGGAAGCACACAGCGGCAAACTGCTAAAAGAAGAAGTCGTCGAGAAAAAAGAGATGATGAAGAAGTCTTCATCGGGTCATTGTTCGACTTTGCCTGTTCCAAGCAATCTTGTGAACACCGCTTCTTTGACTCAAGAGGAGCTTTCTAAGCTCTATCGCCTTGGACATAAAATTCAAGAACAGTATCACCGTCCGCAAGATATCGAATGGGCCATTGAAGGTGGTAAGATCTATATTTTACAAACTCGTCCCGTGACGACGTTACAGGCTGATTTGATTGGCTATCCGAATCTTTGGGACAACTCAAATATCATCGAGTCGTACGGTGGTTTGACATCGCCACTGAGTTTTAGTTTCGCTCTTCGTAACTATAAAGCCGTGTATGTGCAGTTCTGTGAAGTCTTAGGTGTACCGAATGAAATCATCAAAGACATGGACTCTTACTTAGGTTACATGCTGGGATCTTTGAACGGTCGCGTTTACTACAATCTTTTCAACTGGTACAAGCTTGTCGGCGTGCTTCCCGGTTTCAAACAAAACCGTGAGTTCATGGAAACCATGATGGGAGTTTCTGAAGCGCTCAGCGAAGAAATCGCGGATCGCATTAAACCGCACCCTTCGTGGGACACTTTCAGTGGTCGCATCCGCAAAGCCATCACAGGATTCAATTTCATAAAATATCACTTCACCATTCAAAGCACGGTGGATGACTTTTTAGCGACTTTCCATCGCGACTATGACAAGTACCGAAGTCTTCCCCTTAAGCGCATGCGTGGCGACCAGCTGATTCGCATTTACATGGAGCTTGAACGAAATATGTTGGGTCGCTGGAAAGCCCCGATCATCAATGACTTCTTGTGCATGGTTCACTTCGGTCTTTTGCGTAAACTGACGACGACGTGGTTGAAAGATTTGGATTCGACCATTCAAAATGATCTTTTAGCTGGTGAAGGCGGTCTTGAAAGTGCCGAACCGACGAAGGCTCTTTTGCGTTTAGCCAATAAAGCCGCGCAAAATCCTGACTTGCGCAAACTTATCGAAACCATCGACCCCGCAGAGGGTCTTGAGGCCTTAAATCAGTCGCCCTATCAAGAGTTTTATAAGTCGGTTCTGGATTATCTCGATAAGTACGGCTTCCGCTGTATGAGTGAGATGAAACTTGAAGAGATCGATCTTCTAACAGATCCAAGTTATCTCTTTGTCTGTTTGAAAAACTATTTGAAGTCAGGTCAGACTGAAATTCACGATGACTCTCACGAAAAGTCATTGCGTGCTCAAGCCGAAGCCAAAGTGGCTTCGCATCTGACAGGCTTTAAAAAGAAATTTTATTTCTGGGTTCTGAAACACGCCCGTAAAGCTGTGAAAAACCGCGAGAACACGCGCTTTGCCCGCACCCGTATTTACGGTATTGCCCGCACGATTTTCCAAACTATTGGGGAAGATCTGGCGACGATGAGCGCGCTCGAACAACCTCGCGATATCTTCTGGCTAACGATCGAGGAGGTCTTCGGGATTTACAACGGCACCCTGCCTTCGTACAACTTAAAAGGCATTATCGAACTTCGCAAAAAAGACTACGGTCAATTCAGTGAAGAGACCGACCCACGCGTGATGACTCGCGGAGCTGTTTATTGGGATAACACGTTTATTAAAGAAGAAATTCCGCAAGTCGCTGAATCTGGCGACTATGATTTAAAAGGTCTGCCGTGCTGCCCAGGAGTTCTTGAAGGTGTCGTCAAGGTCATCTTAAATCCAAGTGATAACTTGGAACTGAACGGTGAGATTCTAGTGACAGCTCGCACGGATCCAGGATGGGTTCCTCTTTATCCGGCGATCTCGGGTCTTTTAGTAGAGCGTGGAAGTTTGCTTTCTCACTCGGCCATTGTCGCCCGTGAAATGGGAATACCGGCGATCGTCAGCATCCCGGGATTAACAAAACGAATTAAGTCCGGCATGCGCGTTCGCATTGATGCTAAAGCCGGCACAATTAAAATTTTGGACGAATAA
- a CDS encoding SH3 domain-containing protein → MFGLCALSKSLAALTFLLFLPLFSWAQAQQATVILDGALVYQDADFDAPVIATLKRGAVHSISKGKKGPFYKIRIKPGSVGWISDTDIKPGVYKLETPKEESRAEKKDEKRKPFFATRYRGPALDFINFTEDTLGQERSEFLPFYGVKFNGFNTIFTGEIYTEGNILFHIGAPKYYSDYTGKGSDGFIFLADFLFQTVLPQGKNAIFFYGFGPMFKYSHFTLEVPNGTKTLSYSADDMSLGAVFDLGLSWRLGRYSLRTDAKYYWERTKYYGFGLNLGWEF, encoded by the coding sequence GTGTTTGGCTTATGCGCTTTAAGTAAGAGTCTTGCGGCTCTTACTTTTCTGCTATTTCTTCCTCTTTTTTCCTGGGCGCAAGCTCAACAGGCGACCGTCATTTTGGATGGCGCCTTGGTTTATCAAGATGCAGATTTCGATGCTCCGGTGATCGCGACCTTAAAGCGAGGTGCCGTTCACAGTATTTCCAAAGGTAAAAAAGGTCCTTTCTATAAAATCCGCATTAAGCCGGGTTCTGTCGGTTGGATTTCCGACACGGATATCAAGCCGGGAGTTTACAAATTAGAAACTCCGAAGGAAGAATCGCGAGCAGAAAAAAAAGACGAAAAAAGAAAACCGTTTTTTGCCACTCGCTATCGTGGTCCCGCATTGGATTTTATCAATTTCACCGAGGACACTTTAGGTCAGGAGCGCTCTGAGTTTCTTCCTTTTTACGGGGTTAAATTCAATGGGTTTAATACGATTTTCACGGGCGAAATTTATACAGAAGGAAATATCCTTTTTCATATCGGGGCTCCGAAATACTATTCGGACTATACGGGAAAAGGGTCTGACGGGTTTATTTTCTTAGCAGATTTTTTATTTCAAACGGTTCTTCCTCAAGGGAAAAACGCGATCTTCTTTTATGGTTTTGGTCCGATGTTTAAGTACTCCCACTTTACCTTGGAAGTTCCTAACGGGACAAAGACGCTCAGTTATTCAGCAGATGATATGTCGCTGGGAGCTGTTTTTGATTTGGGCCTTTCATGGCGCTTAGGTCGCTACTCGTTAAGGACAGATGCCAAATATTATTGGGAACGAACGAAGTATTATGGCTTCGGTTTGAATCTGGGTTGGGAATTCTAA